A window from Flavobacterium sp. 83 encodes these proteins:
- a CDS encoding Y-family DNA polymerase — protein MFALVDCNNFYASCQRVFEPHLRNKPVVILSNNDGCVIARSNEAKALGIPMGAPAFEYKNIFEANNVFVYSSNYALYGDMSSRVMNILTRYSPEIEIYSIDEAFLKFKGFELFDLQNIGLDMQRTVTKGTGIPVSIGFAPTKALAKVANKIAKKYPERTQSVYTIDNEEKRIKALKWTKIEDVWGIGRKHAKRLQAKNIFNAYQFTLLSDEWVRKEMAVVGLRLKHELQGKPTLDLEQPKSKKMIATTRSFEKPFTKLEDISERVSTFTASCSEKLRKQNSHCNMIMVFVHTNYFRKDQPQYSRNIIINTDFPTNSTIELNHYAQIGLKAIFKEGFHYKKAGVIVMGLTPNNETQLSLFNISNPKHQPLMSVIDKMNKSYGTNKVKFATQSVGRQWRMKQEKLSKCYTTRINEIININL, from the coding sequence ATGTTTGCATTAGTTGATTGTAATAATTTCTATGCTTCTTGTCAAAGAGTATTTGAACCTCATTTAAGAAATAAACCAGTGGTTATACTTTCTAATAATGATGGTTGTGTTATTGCACGTTCAAACGAAGCAAAAGCATTAGGTATTCCAATGGGTGCTCCAGCATTTGAATATAAAAATATCTTTGAAGCCAATAATGTATTTGTTTATTCTTCAAATTATGCTTTATATGGTGATATGAGTTCAAGGGTTATGAATATTCTAACGAGGTATTCACCAGAAATTGAAATTTATAGTATTGACGAAGCTTTCCTAAAATTCAAAGGATTTGAGTTATTTGATTTGCAAAATATCGGTTTAGATATGCAGCGAACAGTTACAAAAGGCACGGGCATTCCAGTAAGTATAGGTTTTGCACCAACCAAAGCATTAGCCAAAGTAGCTAATAAAATAGCAAAGAAGTACCCTGAGAGAACCCAAAGTGTTTACACAATAGACAATGAAGAAAAAAGAATTAAAGCCCTTAAATGGACTAAAATAGAAGATGTTTGGGGTATCGGAAGAAAGCACGCAAAAAGATTACAAGCCAAAAATATCTTCAACGCATATCAATTTACGTTACTATCTGATGAATGGGTTCGTAAAGAAATGGCAGTAGTGGGATTAAGGTTAAAGCACGAATTACAAGGTAAACCAACTTTAGATTTAGAGCAGCCAAAAAGTAAAAAGATGATTGCTACAACACGATCATTTGAAAAACCATTTACAAAATTGGAAGATATTTCAGAAAGAGTATCAACTTTCACAGCTTCTTGTTCAGAAAAATTAAGAAAGCAAAACAGCCATTGCAATATGATTATGGTTTTTGTACATACTAACTATTTTCGTAAAGACCAACCACAATATTCAAGAAACATCATAATAAATACTGACTTCCCAACCAATTCAACAATAGAACTGAACCATTACGCTCAAATAGGACTAAAAGCCATTTTCAAAGAAGGATTTCATTATAAAAAAGCAGGTGTTATAGTAATGGGATTAACTCCAAACAACGAAACTCAATTATCTTTATTTAATATATCAAATCCAAAACACCAACCATTAATGAGCGTTATTGATAAAATGAATAAAAGTTACGGTACTAACAAAGTAAAGTTTGCCACTCAATCAGTCGGCAGACAATGGAGAATGAAACAAGAAAAACTATCAAAGTGCTATACTACTAGAATTAATGAAATCATAAATATTAACTTATAA
- a CDS encoding LexA family transcriptional regulator, giving the protein MKLRNLHNTNTFEFYIPDYSTELQLPLFDTGISAGFPSPADDFIELSIDLNKHIIKHKDTTFFAKVKGHSMKNVGIFDGDLLVIDKSLEPQDGRIAICQIDGEFTIKRIKKEENIFWLIAENEDYKPIKVTPENDFVIWGIVINSIKYF; this is encoded by the coding sequence ATGAAATTGAGAAACCTACACAATACAAACACATTCGAATTTTACATCCCGGATTATTCCACGGAATTACAATTGCCTTTATTTGACACAGGAATTAGTGCAGGATTTCCATCTCCAGCAGATGATTTTATAGAGTTGTCAATTGATTTAAATAAACATATAATTAAACATAAAGACACTACTTTCTTTGCAAAGGTAAAAGGTCATTCAATGAAAAATGTTGGAATTTTTGATGGTGATTTATTAGTCATTGATAAAAGTTTGGAGCCACAAGACGGAAGAATTGCAATCTGTCAAATTGATGGTGAGTTTACAATTAAACGTATCAAAAAAGAAGAAAACATTTTTTGGCTAATAGCTGAAAACGAAGACTATAAGCCTATAAAAGTTACTCCCGAAAATGATTTTGTTATTTGGGGTATAGTAATAAATTCCATAAAATATTTTTAA
- a CDS encoding S1/P1 nuclease has product MKNTYQFIALLIVLIILPAKSFAWGKQGHSIVAEVAFNYLDANAKSNLLKYLDGMSIEDASNWMDNMRDDHSYDYMKPYHYVNFEKGSIVKVNPGNNILSVLTNTINDLKNYKNFTKDEVKTKLCILFHLIGDLHQPLHVGYSEDKGGNTMQINYNGNGTNLHSFFDSGIIKAKDITLQDCLKSNKFSSTEIKNIQYINVSEWATQSRSNLDEIYNFSGHIVSDEYVNKNATVIANQLLKAGLRLASVLNEVFK; this is encoded by the coding sequence ATGAAAAATACATACCAATTCATTGCTTTACTTATTGTTCTAATAATATTACCAGCTAAATCTTTTGCTTGGGGTAAACAAGGTCATTCAATTGTAGCAGAAGTTGCTTTTAACTATTTAGATGCAAATGCCAAATCAAATCTTTTAAAATATCTTGATGGTATGTCAATTGAAGACGCTTCTAATTGGATGGATAATATGAGAGACGACCATTCTTACGATTATATGAAACCATATCATTATGTAAATTTCGAAAAAGGATCCATTGTAAAAGTTAATCCAGGAAATAATATATTATCTGTACTTACAAATACTATAAATGATTTAAAGAATTATAAAAATTTTACCAAGGATGAAGTAAAAACGAAGCTTTGTATTTTATTTCATTTAATTGGGGATTTACACCAACCACTCCACGTTGGATATAGTGAAGACAAAGGCGGAAATACTATGCAAATAAACTATAATGGTAATGGTACAAATCTGCATTCATTTTTTGATAGTGGTATTATCAAAGCCAAAGATATCACGTTACAGGATTGTTTAAAATCAAATAAATTCTCATCAACTGAAATAAAAAATATCCAATATATAAATGTTTCAGAATGGGCTACTCAATCAAGAAGCAACTTAGATGAAATATACAATTTCAGTGGCCATATTGTTTCTGATGAATATGTAAATAAAAATGCTACAGTTATCGCAAATCAACTCTTAAAAGCAGGTCTTCGTTTAGCTTCAGTATTAAATGAAGTTTTTAAATAA
- a CDS encoding endonuclease, with protein sequence MKIKLLFLLLLPFICLAQIPAYYSSLDFSQTGNNLKNQLTTLITNTHTINLPYTATGTTDVWDALSQTDLDPNNSNNILLVYGYNDTDTDLINDRTRDKNAQCHTSSCNGLWVREHTYARSLGTPNLGFDLAGSDAHHLRAIDSQLNSLRSNRIYDDGNGNAAVLSNGNWYPGDEWKGDIARMMMYMYVRYPTQCLATNIGAGSTSFSTFGDMPNIFLEWNTEDPVSQYELNRNNILNTLQGNRNPFIDNPYLATAIWNGPPANETWGLLSIEQNSLSQIVVYPTITTDYIYISNPNNNSFTYSIYNTIGQNIKTNITTDKIDISNNSKGLYFIKLTNDNFSNTYKIILK encoded by the coding sequence ATGAAAATAAAATTACTTTTTCTATTACTACTTCCCTTTATATGCCTTGCTCAAATCCCAGCATATTATAGTTCATTAGATTTTTCCCAAACTGGTAATAACCTTAAAAATCAATTAACTACCCTTATTACAAATACTCATACCATAAATTTACCATACACGGCAACCGGAACTACTGATGTTTGGGATGCTTTATCACAAACTGATTTAGACCCTAATAACAGTAACAATATTTTGCTTGTTTATGGATATAATGATACTGATACAGATTTAATCAATGACAGAACAAGAGATAAAAATGCACAATGTCATACAAGCAGCTGTAATGGACTTTGGGTTAGAGAACACACTTATGCTCGTTCACTTGGAACACCTAATTTGGGTTTTGATTTAGCGGGTTCAGATGCACACCATTTAAGAGCTATTGACAGCCAATTAAATAGTTTAAGGAGTAATAGAATATACGATGATGGAAATGGTAATGCAGCTGTTCTATCTAATGGAAATTGGTATCCTGGCGATGAATGGAAAGGAGATATTGCCCGAATGATGATGTATATGTATGTGCGTTACCCAACACAATGCTTAGCAACTAACATTGGAGCAGGAAGCACATCTTTTTCAACTTTTGGCGATATGCCTAATATTTTCTTGGAATGGAATACAGAAGATCCGGTTTCCCAATACGAGTTAAACAGAAACAATATTCTCAATACTTTACAAGGTAATAGAAATCCCTTCATCGACAACCCATATTTAGCTACTGCAATCTGGAATGGTCCACCAGCAAACGAAACTTGGGGACTACTTTCAATTGAACAAAACTCATTGAGCCAAATCGTTGTTTATCCAACAATAACAACAGACTATATTTATATATCTAATCCAAACAATAATAGTTTTACCTACTCAATTTATAACACCATCGGACAAAATATTAAAACAAACATTACAACAGATAAAATTGATATTTCAAACAATTCCAAAGGCTTATATTTTATAAAACTTACTAATGATAATTTCTCGAATACTTACAAAATTATTTTAAAATAA
- a CDS encoding HNH endonuclease, which yields MKLYDFKKLSQKLDFLNFPEVTESRFEIVRKDFSEEEKKGNITFKEDGIYLKINGVEHKGYMYIKVADVEQYDFPKFHISNCQTIIQQQNQNRFHGHYYWSNSNIVDVQQRGTSKIYKDVILSLCNYCRNAARITDYKNTQGFFDLLDIQDDEPINDAELDMFGYVKDWQEISKKFRIENEFTCNNCSIKIENKFDQRFIQVHHRNGNKLINKRENLQCLCTLCHSNIDERHTVNFQKKRSVHEIATFVEKYKDELINIGNPYVTKYLKK from the coding sequence ATGAAACTGTATGACTTTAAAAAATTATCACAAAAACTTGATTTCTTAAATTTTCCAGAAGTCACAGAAAGTCGTTTTGAAATTGTTCGAAAAGACTTTTCAGAGGAAGAAAAGAAGGGTAATATTACTTTTAAGGAAGATGGGATTTATTTAAAAATCAATGGTGTTGAACATAAGGGCTATATGTATATAAAAGTAGCGGATGTTGAACAGTATGATTTTCCTAAATTCCATATTTCAAATTGTCAAACAATTATTCAACAACAAAACCAAAATAGATTTCACGGCCATTATTATTGGAGCAATTCAAATATAGTTGATGTTCAACAAAGAGGAACTTCAAAAATATATAAAGATGTAATTCTTAGTTTATGTAATTATTGCAGAAATGCTGCTAGAATTACTGATTACAAAAATACACAAGGGTTCTTCGATTTGCTCGATATACAAGATGATGAGCCAATTAATGATGCCGAACTAGATATGTTTGGTTATGTAAAAGATTGGCAAGAAATAAGCAAGAAATTTAGAATTGAAAATGAATTTACCTGTAATAATTGCTCAATAAAAATCGAAAATAAATTTGACCAAAGATTTATTCAAGTTCATCATCGTAATGGTAATAAACTGATTAACAAACGAGAAAATCTACAATGTTTATGCACTCTTTGTCATTCAAACATTGACGAAAGACATACTGTAAATTTTCAAAAGAAAAGATCTGTTCACGAAATTGCAACCTTTGTTGAAAAATATAAAGATGAATTAATAAATATTGGCAATCCATACGTTACAAAATATTTAAAAAAATAA
- a CDS encoding OmpA family protein codes for MANKKDNFWIPYADLMTVLMVVFLFISIAYMGLVQFQKNEQDKIFKEYKETKESLYKDLNEEFKNDFRKWDLELDKDLSIKFTNPQVLFDDGKSDITPKFKQILTSFFPKYFSIVLQNKYKDKIAEIRIEGHTNNIPIHETDDPYIDNIKLSQDRSRNVLQFLRRLPYYKNLSPEKEQVLQFWITANGLSYGRTLDNNNKLTFISKNKIDIVKSRRVEFKIVTTSEILVDEVLKQMKQ; via the coding sequence ATGGCTAATAAAAAAGATAATTTCTGGATCCCTTATGCAGATTTAATGACTGTTTTAATGGTTGTTTTTCTTTTTATTTCAATTGCATATATGGGTTTAGTTCAATTCCAAAAAAATGAACAAGACAAAATCTTCAAGGAATACAAAGAAACAAAGGAGAGCTTATACAAAGACTTAAATGAAGAATTCAAAAATGATTTCAGAAAATGGGATTTAGAGTTAGATAAAGATTTATCTATTAAATTCACAAACCCTCAAGTACTATTTGATGATGGAAAATCTGATATAACACCAAAATTCAAACAAATATTAACTTCTTTTTTTCCTAAATATTTTTCAATTGTATTACAAAATAAGTATAAAGATAAAATAGCAGAAATTAGAATTGAAGGGCACACGAATAATATTCCAATTCACGAAACAGATGACCCTTACATTGATAATATTAAACTTTCGCAAGATCGGTCAAGAAATGTACTTCAGTTTCTTAGAAGACTTCCTTATTACAAAAACCTTTCGCCAGAAAAAGAGCAAGTATTACAGTTTTGGATTACTGCAAATGGACTGTCTTATGGCAGAACCTTAGATAACAATAATAAACTAACTTTTATCTCTAAGAATAAAATTGACATTGTAAAATCAAGAAGAGTTGAGTTTAAGATTGTAACTACTAGTGAAATATTAGTTGATGAAGTTTTAAAACAAATGAAACAATGA
- a CDS encoding MotA/TolQ/ExbB proton channel family protein, whose translation MLEISIALIIFAIWSTFSIVYYNRYKRFQLNDDKQKGNFWNNSYIFDIIPSVFPTLGIFCTALGITIGIWNFDTTDIQGSIPQLLGGLKIAFIATMAGIIGLIIFQKWNALIQKEIEESPNRPVKHTDELAAINALNQNIIQFKESLIVTIEKNLEEKVAAKLTSLEGEIISLNKLVTGNHKIENENLTELNTNTKNSRIELKEQFKLLRDESKSIGEKSNKNTKEIIDAMSGNNKFIVKKFDEFSELMSKNNTEALVDVMKNVTEQFNKQMSELINRLVQENFAELNKSVQSMNDWQKDNKEQIKKLTDNFQKTTELFDISSKTLSEVALNSKSLIDDNSKLVNLVETLEKVMISDNKFSEITNNLVSTIDTLKETTDSFEETTNKLNDWVRTERNFKESADIIIVKLEEFRDFKSDVWENYRKEMNKSVTIMSNVSKQLGEDLSNINNEFYERLNDTLNNLDLCIQRFVPSNKN comes from the coding sequence ATGTTAGAAATATCAATCGCCTTAATAATCTTTGCAATCTGGTCTACATTTTCAATAGTTTATTATAATCGCTACAAGCGATTTCAACTTAATGACGATAAACAAAAAGGTAATTTTTGGAATAATTCATACATCTTTGATATAATTCCGTCAGTATTTCCAACACTTGGTATTTTCTGTACAGCTTTAGGGATCACTATCGGTATTTGGAATTTTGACACTACAGATATTCAAGGTAGTATTCCTCAATTACTCGGAGGTTTAAAAATTGCTTTTATTGCTACAATGGCAGGAATTATTGGATTGATAATATTTCAAAAATGGAATGCATTAATTCAAAAAGAAATTGAAGAAAGTCCAAATCGACCAGTAAAACATACTGATGAATTAGCAGCAATAAATGCATTAAATCAAAATATCATTCAATTTAAGGAAAGTCTAATAGTTACGATTGAAAAAAACTTAGAAGAAAAAGTAGCAGCTAAATTAACATCTTTAGAAGGAGAAATTATTTCACTAAATAAATTAGTTACTGGTAATCACAAAATAGAAAATGAAAATTTAACTGAGTTAAACACTAATACAAAAAACTCAAGAATTGAATTAAAAGAACAATTTAAATTACTTAGGGATGAAAGTAAATCGATTGGAGAAAAATCAAATAAAAATACCAAAGAGATAATTGATGCAATGAGTGGCAATAACAAATTCATTGTCAAAAAGTTTGATGAATTTTCAGAATTAATGTCCAAAAATAATACAGAAGCATTGGTTGATGTAATGAAAAATGTTACTGAACAATTTAACAAGCAAATGAGTGAATTGATTAATAGATTAGTTCAAGAAAACTTTGCAGAATTAAATAAAAGTGTCCAAAGTATGAATGATTGGCAAAAAGACAACAAAGAACAAATTAAAAAACTAACAGACAATTTTCAAAAAACAACAGAGCTGTTTGATATTTCATCTAAAACTTTATCTGAAGTAGCCTTAAATTCTAAATCATTAATTGATGACAACAGTAAGTTGGTCAATCTTGTAGAAACATTAGAAAAAGTAATGATTTCAGACAATAAGTTTTCAGAAATTACAAATAATCTTGTCTCTACTATTGATACATTAAAAGAAACCACAGATAGCTTTGAGGAAACTACAAACAAATTAAATGATTGGGTAAGAACAGAAAGAAATTTCAAGGAGAGTGCTGATATAATAATTGTAAAACTTGAAGAATTCAGAGACTTTAAAAGTGATGTTTGGGAAAACTATAGAAAGGAAATGAACAAATCAGTAACGATTATGAGTAATGTAAGTAAACAATTAGGAGAAGATTTGTCAAATATCAATAATGAGTTTTATGAACGATTAAATGACACATTGAACAATCTAGATTTATGTATTCAACGTTTCGTTCCATCAAATAAAAACTAA
- a CDS encoding DEAD/DEAH box helicase family protein: MAKNIKLKFESNQEHQNIAVNSVVNLFDGFSQNLVVNEFSSEIAPNIEPYYNLEENWLLENLQAVQDHNELNPNIGLDIDDGPMLDLGGYNTHRFPCFTVEMETGTGKTYAYLKTILELNKKYGFRKYIIVVPSVAIFEGVFKSIEITKEHFKTLYGNTTVNAIKYDGQQIGRVKDFAINPYINIMIMTIDAFNGKSNNIYKPTEKIPGEKLPYQYIQETKPIFILDESQNYQSTKSREALRSFNPLFAINYSATPKVKPNLIYRLSPVDAFKLNLVKKIQVEGVTEQHNLNDTDLSLIIEEIVRTATSIQATVKAHCMVNGAKQLKTITLKKNDNLFDKTKNPAFEGFIVEDINTRTQEVQFSNGSVLSNNKTQGITLSKTEIFRVQIEQTIRYHIERQNSLRKKGIKVLSLFFIDKVDNYVQDDGIIKKLFDDAFNKLKYLDKNLEKLNPSEVRQGYFAKKKINKTTEAYTDTAIEDSAKSKDDKEAEKAAYALIMKNKEVLLNFNEKVSFIFAHSALREGWDNPNVFQICTLNSANSETRKRQEIGRGLRLSVNQDGDRVQEEGVNILTVIANEHYEDYCNELQREYRDNGDIAPNKPSSTRKGKAIRNDNVFNSADFKAFWDILSKKTEYTINIDTESLIEECILKLNSPNTKFPETQIIITRGKFIITELHLKLNKVSVGLAQIDLIISDTDGVNKNITGAWYKKDYDFGRKLDPRLKGFKIVEIKEYKSDAIVHFGNGEQLIIGQTHTISDNTGHSTGNITRQEAQTNYPIFNLIDRTSKVLGITRPTILDIFKGVKPETKQHIFRNPEGFASVFIETIRQQLADHIAAKIEYKLLDELEEYDYDEVFPKSKEFAQKELIDGSQNSLYNLIQTDSDVEQRFIANQVIPDDENGNIVGYFKFPTTFKIKIPKIIGNYNPDWGVIRLDEKGKTSINLVRETKGTMNANLLQFPNEKRKIDCAIKHFHKIGVKYRQIDDKVKTYWLDGEH; encoded by the coding sequence ATGGCAAAAAATATTAAATTAAAGTTTGAGAGTAATCAAGAACATCAAAACATTGCAGTAAATAGTGTTGTAAACCTTTTTGACGGCTTTTCTCAAAACTTGGTTGTCAATGAGTTCAGTAGTGAAATTGCACCAAATATTGAACCTTATTACAATCTTGAAGAAAACTGGTTGCTTGAAAATCTTCAAGCTGTTCAGGATCATAACGAACTAAATCCAAATATTGGTCTTGATATTGATGATGGTCCAATGTTAGATTTAGGCGGTTATAATACACATCGTTTTCCTTGTTTCACCGTAGAAATGGAAACAGGAACAGGTAAAACCTATGCTTATCTAAAAACAATTTTAGAACTAAATAAAAAGTACGGTTTTCGTAAATATATTATTGTGGTTCCGAGTGTTGCAATCTTTGAGGGTGTTTTCAAATCTATTGAAATTACAAAAGAACATTTCAAAACACTCTATGGCAATACAACAGTTAACGCAATCAAATATGATGGTCAACAAATAGGAAGAGTTAAAGATTTTGCTATAAATCCATACATCAATATTATGATTATGACTATTGATGCTTTTAATGGTAAATCAAACAATATTTATAAACCAACTGAAAAAATACCTGGAGAAAAACTTCCTTACCAATACATTCAGGAAACTAAACCTATTTTCATTCTTGATGAAAGTCAAAATTATCAATCAACTAAAAGTCGAGAAGCTTTACGTTCCTTCAATCCACTTTTTGCAATAAACTATTCAGCAACTCCAAAGGTTAAACCTAATCTTATTTATCGTTTAAGTCCTGTTGATGCTTTTAAACTCAATTTAGTTAAAAAAATTCAAGTTGAGGGTGTAACAGAACAGCACAATCTTAATGATACTGATTTAAGTCTAATTATCGAAGAAATAGTAAGAACAGCCACAAGCATTCAAGCTACGGTAAAGGCACATTGTATGGTTAATGGTGCAAAACAATTAAAAACCATTACTTTAAAAAAGAATGATAATCTATTCGATAAAACTAAAAATCCTGCATTTGAGGGCTTCATTGTAGAAGATATTAATACAAGAACACAAGAAGTACAATTCTCAAATGGCAGTGTTTTAAGCAACAATAAAACGCAAGGAATTACACTTTCTAAAACTGAAATCTTCCGTGTACAAATCGAACAAACTATCCGCTACCACATCGAAAGACAAAACTCTTTAAGAAAAAAAGGTATTAAAGTATTGAGTTTATTTTTCATCGATAAAGTGGATAACTATGTTCAAGATGATGGTATTATCAAAAAACTATTTGATGATGCTTTCAATAAACTCAAATATTTAGATAAAAACCTTGAAAAACTAAATCCTTCTGAAGTTCGTCAAGGATATTTTGCCAAAAAGAAAATCAATAAAACTACCGAAGCATATACTGATACAGCAATTGAAGACAGTGCCAAATCCAAAGACGACAAAGAAGCTGAAAAAGCTGCTTATGCACTAATTATGAAAAACAAAGAAGTGCTACTAAACTTCAATGAAAAAGTATCTTTCATCTTTGCTCACTCTGCTTTACGTGAAGGTTGGGATAATCCAAATGTTTTTCAAATATGCACTTTAAATTCTGCTAATTCAGAAACTCGTAAAAGACAAGAAATAGGTCGTGGGCTTCGTTTGTCTGTCAATCAAGATGGCGATAGAGTTCAAGAAGAAGGCGTAAATATTCTTACTGTTATTGCAAACGAGCATTACGAAGATTATTGCAACGAGCTTCAAAGAGAATATCGAGATAATGGAGATATTGCTCCTAACAAACCTTCTTCAACAAGGAAAGGAAAAGCAATCAGAAATGATAATGTCTTCAATTCGGCAGACTTCAAAGCTTTTTGGGATATACTTTCGAAAAAAACAGAATATACCATTAACATTGATACAGAAAGTTTAATAGAGGAATGTATTCTAAAACTAAACAGCCCAAATACAAAGTTTCCCGAAACTCAAATAATTATTACAAGAGGTAAATTTATCATTACAGAATTACATTTAAAACTTAATAAGGTTTCTGTTGGTTTAGCTCAAATTGATTTAATCATATCAGATACAGATGGTGTAAATAAAAACATCACCGGTGCTTGGTATAAAAAAGATTACGATTTTGGCAGAAAATTAGATCCTCGATTAAAAGGTTTTAAAATTGTTGAAATTAAAGAATACAAGTCAGATGCAATAGTTCACTTTGGTAATGGAGAACAATTAATCATCGGGCAAACACATACTATTAGTGACAATACTGGCCATTCTACGGGTAACATTACAAGACAAGAAGCACAAACAAATTATCCAATTTTTAATTTAATAGACAGAACCAGTAAAGTTTTAGGTATTACTAGACCAACAATTCTAGACATTTTCAAAGGAGTAAAGCCCGAAACAAAACAACATATTTTCAGAAACCCAGAAGGTTTTGCATCGGTATTCATTGAAACAATTCGACAACAATTGGCAGACCACATAGCAGCCAAAATCGAATACAAACTCTTGGACGAGCTTGAAGAATATGATTATGATGAAGTATTCCCAAAATCAAAAGAGTTTGCTCAAAAAGAACTTATTGATGGTTCTCAAAATTCACTATATAATCTTATCCAAACTGATAGTGATGTAGAACAACGCTTTATTGCAAATCAAGTAATTCCGGATGATGAAAACGGTAACATTGTTGGGTATTTCAAATTTCCAACAACTTTCAAAATCAAAATACCTAAAATCATTGGTAATTATAATCCTGATTGGGGTGTTATCCGTTTGGACGAGAAAGGCAAAACATCAATAAATCTAGTTCGAGAAACAAAAGGTACAATGAACGCAAATCTATTACAATTTCCTAACGAGAAAAGGAAAATTGATTGTGCAATAAAACATTTCCATAAAATTGGTGTTAAATACCGCCAAATTGATGACAAAGTAAAAACATACTGGCTTGATGGCGAACATTAA